The genome window GCACGGCTTGGGCGGCAGCTTCGGTATTCACCGTGATGCGCACCAGCTCCGAACCGGCACGGGCCAAGGCTCCCACCTGGGCCGCCGTGGCGGCGGCGTCCGCCGTATCGGTGTTAGTCATCGACTGCACGACGATGGGAGCATTGCCGCCCACCCACACGCCGCCCACATCGACCGCGACCGTTTTGCGCCGCGAAGGCATCAGTTGCGGACCACAACAGCGCGGACGATGTCGTTGTAGACGACCACCGTCATCAGAATCAGCAGGAACGCGAAGCCGGCCTGGTAGACGCGCTCCTTGATCCGGGTCGAGACATCATGCCGCAGGATTGACTCGATGAACAGGAACAGAATCATGCCGCCATCGAGCACCGGAATCGGCAGCAGGTTCAGCAGCCCGAGGTTCAGGCTGATGAGCGACGTGACCGAGAACAGCGGCAGCAGCGTGGGGGCGCGCGCCGCCTCGCCCGTCACTGCCGCAATGCCCACCGGACCTTGCAGCGTCTGGATCGAAGCTTTCTGCGAGACCAGCTTACCGACCAGATCCAGGATCACCATGCTGTAGCGCTTATTGTCCTGGAGCGAGTGTTGCAGCGCCTCAGAAAACGGCAAACGCAGGAAGGTGGTGTCGCTGGTAAACGCCGCGCCAATCATCCACTGCCGCTTACTCACATTTTCCGCCAGCGTCGGCGTAACCGGCAGCGTCAGCGACTTCCCGTTGCGTTCCACGGTAAGAGTGATGGTTTTGCCGGGAGTGCCGAGCTTGACCGAATCCAGAGGCGGCTGCACCGCCTGGATTTCTTCGACCAGATTGCCTGGATCGAGCACTTTACGGCCGTCCACGGCCAGCGCCAGATCACCCGGCTTCAACCCTGCCTGCTCGGCCGGCGAATTTTTGTTGACTTCGCCAAAGCGCGTCACTTCTTCGGGCGCCAAACCCACCAGCGGCGGATTGCTGTTGCCATCCTGAATCGGCGTCAGCGCGGTGTGCACAACCTGGCCGCCGCGGTCGATGGTCAGCGACAGCGGCCGGTCCACCGAGATCGCCGTCTGCATGAACAACGTTTCCCACGTGGGGTTCTGGTTGCCGCCGACCTCGATGATGCGGTCCTGGGGTCGAATTCCTGCCTTGGCGGCGGGCGAATCCGGCTGCACTTCGGCCACGACGGCCGGGCGGTCCAGGACCGGATTGTGCGGGTATTCGCGCATGTAGACGGGCACCAGCAGTCCGATCGCCAGCAAAATGTTCATCAACGGTCCGGCAAAGGCGATGATGAAACGCTGCCAGCGCGGCTTGGACAGGAATTCGTCCGGCTTGCCGCTGGGCTGGTCCATCGGATTCTCACCTGCCATGCGGACGTAGCCGCCCAGAGGAAGCAAGCTGATGCGGTAATCGGTATCCCCGGCCGTAAATCCCATCAGCCGCTTGCCGAAGCCGAGAGAGAAGGTCTCGACCCGCACGCCGAAAATCTTGGCCGCAATAAAGTGCCCCAGCTCGTGCACGAAGACGATGACGCCCAGGACAATTGCAACCGCAACAATGTCAATCAGGATGGGATTCATGTTCAAAAGTTGACGTGCTTAGCAGAGCGCCGCCAGCGCCGAAGCCGCCACTTCGCGCGCCTGCCGATCACAGGCCAGCGCTTCCGCGACGGTTGATATCGCAGACGCACCCATACGCTGCATCGTTTCCTCCACCACGCGCGCAATCGCCGGAAACTCGATCTGGCCGGCGACAAATGCCTCCAACGCAACTTCATCTGCTGCGTTGAGAACCGCCCCCGCACCTCCTCCAGCCCGCCATGCCTGCCGTGCCAACTCCAGGCATGGAAAACGCTGATCGTCCGGGGGCATAAATTCCAGCCGCCCTACCTCTTCTAATTTTAACGGCAAACGCTCCGTCGGGAGCCGGTCCGGATAAGTCAGGGCGTACTGGATCGGGGTTCTCATATCGGCCGTCCCCAACTGGGCTATGACGGATCCATCGGCAAATTCCACTAGGGAATGAACAATGGACTGAGGATGGACCAGCACACCTACCTGCGATTCTTCAAGCCCGAACAGGTGGCAGGCCTCCATGATTTCAAAGCCTTTATTCATCAGCGTCGCCGAATCCAGCGTGACCCGCGTGCCCATGTTCCAGGTGGGATGGCGAAGCGCCTGAGCAGGCGTCACATGGGCCAGCTCCGCCGCCGTGAATGTGCGGAAGGGTCCGCCGGAAGCCGTAAGGATCACGCGGGCCAGCTCCTGCCGCTTTCCGGCTCGCAGGCACTGATGAACCGCGCTATGCTCGCTGTCAATGGGAAGGATTCTCCCTCGGCCCAACCGTGCTGCTTCCAGCAAGGCGGCGCCGGAAACCACCAGTGCCTCTTTGTTCGCCAGCGCCACCGTGCAACCGCTGGAAAGGGCAGCCGAAATGGCCTCGAGCGCAGCCACGCCAACCACAGCCGCCACCACAAGGTCTGCGCCACACTGGCTGGCCGCGGCCAGCAGGCCCTCCTGGCCGGCGAGAATGCGAGGCGCGTAGTCGAGCTTCTGCCGCAGCGCTGCAATCGAGTCCTGATTTTTGACGGCGAGGAGTTGAGGCCGAAAGCGGTTCGCCTGTTCTGCAAGGATAGCGACATTGCTGCCGGCGGCAAGAGCGGTGATCTCAAAGCGGCCGGCGAGGCCTTGAATCACATCCAGCGTGTTGCGCCCGATAGAGCCGGTTGCGCCCAGGATAGCAACGCGGCGCGGTGTAGCAGAAGACATTGTTTTTGCTAATGAAAGTAGCTTACATAGTACCAAAGCACCGGCGCGGCGAAGAGCAGGGCGTCGATGCGATCGAGGATGCCGCCGTGGCCAGGCAGCAGGTTGCTCGAATCCTTTACCTGGGCGCCGCGTTTGAATAGCGATTCCACCAGATCGCCGATTTGCGCCGCGACATTGATGACACCGCCGAGCACCGCCATTTCCACGATCGGCCAGTGGCCCGGCGCGACATCGAACCATGCTCCAAATCCAGCTCCCAAGAGGATGGCGACGACAAGCGATGCGGCCGCACCCTCCCAGGTCTTTTTCGGACTGACGCGCGGCGCGATGCGATGCCGTCCCCAGGCGCGCCCGGCGTAGAGCGCGGCGGTGTCGCCAATCCAGACGACAGCAAAGAGAAAGAGCAGCCAAACGATGCCGGCGCTGCTGTTGCGGATGCTACCCAGCAGACCGAGCAATAAGCCCAGATAAAATGCGCCGAACAAGGTCAGACTGGCGTTGGAGGCGTGCGTGGCCATCAAACTCGGCTGGCACAGGGCCCGAATCCCGAGCGCCAGCAGCAGGCCCACCAGCACCGCGACCCAAACTTGCTCTCCGACGGTCATTGCCGTGAGCACCACAAAGGCACCTGTGGCCACGGAGCCGATCCAGAGGAAGGGCGAGGCGCCACACGCGCGCGCGAGGCCGTAAAATTCATGCGCGCCCAAAATGGCTACCGCCGCGAGGAGCACAGTAAATAGCCAGGCCGGCGCCCACACCACTACCGCCAGCACTGGAATAACCAGCGCGATCGCAGTCCAGACGCGCATCATGGACGTCGGCTTCCGCGCTCGGCTCGTGGCAGCTTCAGGCGATACCGTAGTTCCTCCTGGGCGGACAGGCCGCCGAAGCGGCGCTCGCGACTCTGAAATGCAAGCAGGGCCTGGAGCAAATCGGCGCCGCGGAAATCAGGCCAAAGCACCGGCGTGGTCCAGATTTCCGCGTACGCAAGTTGCCACAGCAAAAAGTTGCTGAGGCGCAGCTCGCCGCTGGTGCGAATGAGCAAATCCAGATCGGGCAGGTGTGCGGTGGAAAGATGCGCGGCGATATCGCTCTCGGTGATCGTCAGGTCCTCCAGACTTCCCTGCTGCCGCGCCTCTTCTACGATCGCCTGGCAGGCGTCGGCGAGCTCGTGGCGGGCACCATAATTCAACGCCAGGGTGAGCACCATGCCGGTATTGGCGGCGGTTGCGGCGAGGCTGCTCTCCAGATCGCGCTGTACCATTGCCGGCAGCTCGTGCAGGCGGCCAATGGCGCCCAGCCGCACGTTTTGCTGATTGAGCTCTCGGATCTCGCTGCGCAGATACCGGCGGAGCAGGCGCATGAGGAAATTGACTTCGGCTTGCGGCCGGCGCCAGTTCTCCGCCGAGAAGGCATAGAGCGTCAAGGCAGGAATATGGAGACGGACGCAGGCTTCCACGGTCGCCCGCACGGCGCGCACTCCGGCCAGATGGCCGGTGACACGCGGCCGGTGATAGCGCGCCGCCCAGCGTCCACTGCCATCCATAATGACGGCAATGTGGCGCGGCAACCGGGCCGGATCGACCCGGCGCTCCAGTTCCGTTTCATCCGGCGCGCCGGCGAACGCTGCGGTCGCGCCTTGCGATGCAGGAGCCATGATTCTGAATAGTATGGCGTATTGGCGGGAGCGTTAATCTTCGCTCAGCCAGGAGATCACGTCGTCGGCGGTAACGACGCCCAGGACCCGGCGCTGGTCATCGACCACCGGCAGCGCCAGCAGGTTGTACTTGTTGAACAACTCCGCCACGTCCGCTTCCGCCCGCTCCCGCTCCACGGCAATCGCTTCATCCGCCATATCCTGCAGCAGATTACTTGGGGCGGCGAGCAGAATACGGCTGACGGGGACGGCGCCGGAAAGCTGGCCCTCGTCGTTGAGCAGGAAGATGGTGGTTACACCGGAAATCGGCCCCTCGAAAGCGCGCGTCGCGGCGATAGCGGCAGCCGCGGTAGCGGATTCCGGGACCGCGATGAATTCCGTGGTCATGCGCCCGCCGGCGGTATCTTCTGGATATTCCAGCAGGTCGGCCACGTCTTCGCGTTCAGGCGCTTCCATCTCGCGCAGAATCTCTTCCGATTGTTCTGCGGGAAGGTCGGCCAGGACGTCGGCAGCCTCGTCCGGCTCCATTTCCTCGATGATGTCGGCGGCGTGATCGCTTTCGAGGCCCTCAATCAGCGAGCGCTGCAACTTGGGCGTGACCTCGCCGAGAATGTCGGCCGCCACTTCGTGGTCGAGCGAACCGAACACGGCATCGCGTCCGGCCGGCGCCAGCTCTTCCATGATATCGGCGGCGTCGGCCGGGTGCAGCCGGCCCAGGGCACGATAGGTGATCTGCAGGCGTATGCGCCGCGCGGGGTCGGTTTCTACCAGATCGAAGGCCCGCCAGGGGATGGGGCGCGAGTTCGGCCACTCGGAGGCGCCCTTGAGCCAGGCCCGGGGCACGGCGCCCTGCAGCAGGCGCCGCAGGGCCCCGGAGACGCCGATATCCACCTGCTGGGCGCGCAATTCGTAGCTGCCATCCTTCTCGCGCAGATCCATGCCAATGTCGTTGACGCGCACCACGCGGCGGCCATTGACATCAATGATTTGCTGGTCCAGAACGTCGTGACGCAAGAGCAAGTGGCCGGAGTTGATTTCCATGGGCACGGGCGAAACTTGCCGCATTTCCACGGTCATGCCCTCCAGGTCCAGGCCCAGCAGCCGTAGTGGCACTTCCCACAGGTTACCGTTATGGCGGTAAATCACCCGCCGCACCAGATTGTCGTCCGCCTCCGGTTCGACCACCAGCTCGCGCACGTTGCCGTAACGGTGGCCGTCGCCGCCCCGCAGAGGCAGGTTGATCAGTTCGGTCAGATAGAACATCCGCTACCAGTTTAATTCTGCTGCAAATTAGGCGAAAATGAATGCCGGAGGAGAATACCGCTATGCCTACGCCACCGGATCCCAATCTTACCGTCTGGTTCCGCGGTCAGTATGGACGCCTGGGCGATGCCAACGTGAACATCCTGACGCATGGGCTGAACTACGGCTCAGGCGTGTTTGAAGGCATCCGCGGTTACCACGACGAAGGCGACGGCAATCTCTACCTCATGCGGATTGCCGATCATTACCGGCGATGGAAGCACAACTGTGGCATTCTCCGGCTCCGGGTTCCCGAGAGTGTCGAGGAACTCTGCGAAATCACCGCGGAGCTTTGCCGCCGCAACCAGTTCCACACGAACGTCTATGTGCGCCCGCTCGCCTACAAGGCTTCGGCGGCCATTGGCGTGCATTCGGACAACAATGACGCCTATGCGATTGTGGTCGTGCCCTTTGGCGCGTACTTTCCCCGGCAAGGCGGCTTGCGCGCCGGCGTATCGGCGTGGCGGCGGGTGGATGACAACTCGATCCCCGGCCGCGGCAAGATTACCGGCGCCTATGCCAACAGCGTTCTGGCCGGCGATGACGCAGCCGCCAACGGTTACGACGAGGCCATCTTTCTCAACCAGGACGGTCACGTCTGCGAGGCGGCGGCTGCGAACCTGTTTATCGTCCGCAACGGAGAACTGCATACGCCCTCGATCACCGAAAATATCCTGGAAGGCATTACGCGGGATACCGTCATGGAGCTGGCGCGCGCGGAGTTGAAACTGACGGTGCGCGAGCGCCCGATTGACCGCACCGAGCTCTATATCGCCGATGAGATCTTCCTATGCGGCACGGGCGCAGAAATCGCGCCCATTATCGAAGTCGATCATCATACCGTAGGCGCGGGAAAGCCAGGGCCGCTGACGCAGAAGCTGAGCGAGGTATATCGCAACGCCACGCGTGGACACCTGCCTGCTTATCGCCACTGGCTCGCTCCTGCGTATGCGAACGAGGTTGTGCGTGCCTGAAATCGAGAACGAGACCCCTGCCAACGAAACCCTGCCGGAAGCTACGCCGGAGCCGGCAGCATCGCCGGAACCGGAACCGGCGGAAATGGCTGCGCCTGCCTTGCCGCCAGCGGCAACCGGGCAACCGCCTGCGGAGCCGCAGCGTCCACGGCGGCCACGGCACCGGCATGGCCGGAGGCGTCCTCGCCCCGCACCTTCCGTGAATACGGCGGCCGTGGCGGCCCCGGGCGCTGCGCCCTTGCCGCGCGCCACCCACCCCGCGCCCGCCACTACCGGCGTCGACCCTCGCTTTGACTGGCGTCGCGTCGTCCGCACGATGCTGGTTTCGCGGGCGCTGGACGCACTGGAGGAGAACGAACTCTATCCCAAGAAGGTTCCGTATCAGTTTTCGGCCCGCGGCCATGAACTGGGACAAATCCTACTGGGCACGATGCTGGTGGGCCCGCACGACGCCGCGAGCGGCTATTACCGATCCCGTCCGCTGCTGTTGACGCTGGGCCTGAGCGCGGCGGATGCGCTGGCCGGCGGCATGGGCAAAACCGGCAGTGTCAGCGAAGGGCGCGACATCGGCGCCGTGTACAATCTGCCGCGCCCGCCAGGCGAAGCCGGCGTGATCGTGCTGCCCATGTCGGGCGGCGTCGGCACCCAATTCACAACCACCGCAGGCTGGGCGCGGGCCATCACCTACTACCGCGATGAGCTGCGCCAGGCCAGCTACAAAGGATCGATCGCGGTTGCGCTCGGAGGCGAGGCCTCGTGCGCCGCCAACGGTTTCTGGTCGGCATTGAACATTGCCACCACCGAGCGGCTGCCCATGCTTTTTTACATCGAGGACAACGGCTTTGGCATTTCCGTGCCCGGCACGCGCCAGACGCCAGGGGGCAATATCGCCCAAAACCTGGCTTCGTTCCGCAATCTCCGCGTCTGGGATGGCGACGGCACCGACCCCGCCGACACCATCCGTTGTCTGAGCGGTGCGATCATGGCAGTGCGCGGCGACCGATCCCCGGCTCTGGTTCATCTGCGCATGCCGCGCCTGTCCGGCCACTCCGGTCAGGATACGCAAGCCTACAAGAGTGCCGAGCTGCTGGTTGCCGAACGCGCACGCGACCCGCTGCCGCGGCTGAAGGCGTACCTGGTGCCCTCGGCCTTCTACGAAGGAGAGTGGCAGCGTCTGGAACGTGAGGCGGACGAGGAGGTGCGCGCGGCCTTGGCCGAGGTCGAGCAGCGGCCGGATCCCGACCCGGCCACGCTGCAGCGCTACCTGTTTGCGCCACAACCGCGGGTAGCCGCGATGGAACCGGCCACCTCGGGCGCGCGCATGAACATGGTCGCAGCCATCCGGCGGACGGTCGAAGTGGAGATGGAACGCAATCCGCTGCTGCTGACGTTTGGCGAAGATGTTGGCGCCAAAGGCGGCGTGCATACTGCGACGCAGGATTTGCAATCTCGTTTCGGCCCGCGGCGCGTATTCGACACCAGCCTGTCGGAGGAAGGCATAATCGGCTCGGCGGTGGGCATGGCGTTGGCGGGCTTGCGGCCGGTGGCGGAGATTCAGTTCCGCAAGTACGCCGACTCTGGAACCGAGCAGATCAATGACTGCGGCACGCTGCGCTGGCGCACCGCGAACCGCTTCTCTGCCCCGGTGGTGGTGCGTATGCCGGGAGGGTTTTTCAAGTGCGGCGACCCCTGGCACAGCAAGTCAAGTGAAGTGACATTTGTGCATGAGTTCGGCTGGCAGGTGCTGTTCCCTTCCAACAGCTCCGACGCGGTGGGCCTGCTGCGGTCTGCACTGCGGAGCGAAAATCCGAGCATCTTTTTCGAGCATCGGAATTTGCTTGACGCTGCGAGCGCCCGGCGGCCTTATCCCGGCGACGATTACGTTCTGCCGCTGGGCAAGGCCGCTTGTCTCCAGGAAGGTAGCGACGTCACGGTGGTGACCTGGGGCGCGATGGTGGAGCGCTGCCTCACTGCGGCCGCTGAGCAGGCCGGCTCGATTGAGATTCTTGATCTGCGGACGCTGATGCCCTGGGACAAGGAAGCCGTGCTGGCCTCGGTGCGCAAAACCGCGCGCTGCCTGATCGTTCATGAAGATACGCTCACCGCCGGGTTTGGCGCCGAAATCGCCGCCACCCTGGCTCAGGAAGCTTTTCTCTCGCTGGACGCACCGATCGAGCGGCTGGCCGTACCCGACGTCCCCATGCCGTATAACGTCGGCCTGTTGAACGCCCTCTTACCCAGCGTGGACTCCATCCGCGCCGCTATCTCCCGCTTGTTGGCCTACTGAGGTACCGCGTGCCACGAGTGGGTGTCGTATCAGTGGCCGGCTGCACGGATCGCTCCGGCCAGTACGGTTGTCCTTAGGTCCGCCAGCGGCGTGATGGCCATCGGAAAGTGACCGATCTGCGTGAAAGGGTCGAGGCCGTGCTCATAGAGCACCACCGGTTGTGCCGCCGTCATCGCGCCCGGCTGCAGCGCACCACCCGGCAACTTGAACTCCCAAATCGTGCCTTCCAGCGGCCGCATGGCGCCATTGTCACTTACTTCTACTCTTCCCATGTAGGAGCCTGCGTAGAGCACGCGCACCTTCAGGGGGCCGTGAATTACGTTCTGGCTGGTGTTGAGCACCCGGACCGCAAACGAGACGGTGTGCGTCTTCAGGTTATAGAAGCGCTCCAAAAATTGCAGCTTCACCTGCCCGCTTACGTCCACCAGGTTGGCCAGCGCCGGGCTGCCGTGGCGCACCGCGTCGCCGTCGACGCGGATCGTCGTGGTCCACACTTGCGCCACGCCTTCCGGATTGGCGACCCACAGCGGGTGAAACGCCCCGGCAGCGTCGGCCGCCAGTCCCATGGTGTGTCCGCCATGAAATGCAAACCATGGCAATGCGAGATCGTTGAACAACGGCACGCGTCCGCCACGGCTAGGATCGTAATCCGCCGTTGAGGCCTTGACGCCCGGCACAAATGTATCGCCGCCGTCGCGCGAGGCGCGAAAGCGCACCGCCCACCCCAGGTTGTCCGGCTGATCGCGCCGGTCCAGCCACATTACTCCCACCACTCCGCGATCGTTCACGGCGACGGTGCCATGGATATCGTCGGGCCCGTTCAGATGGTCACCATCCCGGCGTGCCAGATTGTCATCAAGATTCCGCGGCGCTGACCAGGTTTTGCCAAGATCGCTCGAGTAGGTCAGCCGCACACGCGAGCGGCCCGAATCCCAATCCTCCCAAACCGCGTAGATGCGATCACGGAATGGCCCGTGGGTGTGGTCAATCGCCAGCGTGGTGTAGTAGCTGCCGTTGGCGGCCAAATCCACCCACCAGCGCGTTACCCGGTCTACCTGGCTCTTCAATGGCCAGTTGGGCCTTTGAAAGTGCATGCGCACGACGTTAATAAAGCCCGGACGCCACACGCGTTCGTCCTGCCGCTGGCTGCCGGGCGGAGCGACGGTCGGAACGGGAATCACCAGCGATCCATCGCTCAACAAATCGCCGGGGCCCACATTCACAACTTCGGCATCGGCCTGCACGGGCACGATTTGCGTCACAAACGTCGTACCACCATCGCGCGAGTAGCTAACGCGAATGTCGTGATCGCCGTTCATTCCATAGACAAACAGCCAGCCGTGATGGGGTCCTGGTTGATTGTCAACCGTGAGAAAACTGCGCTCCGCATGAATCATCCGCGTGAACGGCAGCCACGTTTTCCCGCCGTCCAGCGACCGGTCCAACCGGTCGTAGCCATCCGGATATTGTCGCGTCTGTGCTTCCGACAATGAATACGCCACGCCGCCCGGCCCATACTCGCACGCCGGATCCCACGCCTCGAGTTGCGCCTTTTGCCGCAAGCTCAGTTGCCACGTACGCCCGCCGTCAAACGTAACGAACGTATCGACCTGGCTGGTCGGAGCCTCCGGTGGAAACACCATCGAACAGGCAATCAACTCTTTTGCATTATTCGGGTTGGCGCCGATTTCAATTTCATAATGTGGGTCCTGCGCCAGGGCTTTGCTCACCTGCACGCTGGCACCCACCTGGATAGGGCTCTGGGCGGCGGTTAATACACCCATAGACAACAGCGCTGCGCCCATCAGACTCTGAAATCGAATGCGCACGATCCCTCCCTAGTCCTTCCGCCCGCGGTTATACTCCTCCACCAGCGCCCCCAGAGCGCGGTCGTTTTCGCGCGGCGATGCCAGCAGATGTTCGGCAACCGCCAACGCATCCCGCCGCGGCTCATCCTGCCCCAGCTTGAACTTCGCTTCGATCTGTTGCACTTCGATGCGAAATCCCAGAATCCGCGGCAGCCGACGCGTAATCGCTTGCTCCGGGATTTCTGCCGTAGCCCACGGCTGCGGATACGGAGCTTCCATCCGGTCGACAAGCTCCTCCAGCGCCTCCCGCAGTGCGGCAGCATCTTGAAATACGAGCCTTCCGCGACAGTGGACCGCGGTGTAATAGTACGTTGGAGGCATGTCACGACCTGGGTACCAGCTTGACGTCACATAACTGTAGGGACCCTGAAAAATCGCCAGCACCGGCTCCGGTTGCGCCTGGAGTGCGGCCGCGTGTGCATTAGCTCGCGCCAGGTGTCCCGTGAGCCGCCAGCCGCCGGGCTGGGCGTGATCCAGCAACAGGGGCAGGTTGGTCGCCACGGGCGCTCCCTCACTCCCGCTGACCAGCAGCGCCCACGGGTGCGTCTCTATGAGCTCGATGACACTGGCTTCGCTCGGGCGCCATTCCCTCCGTACGTACATCTAAGGCCTCAGGTGCGACTCGTACCAGTTGAGCATCCGGGTCAGTGAATCGATCCGGTGCGGCCGCTCCTGGAAGATATGATGCTCGCGCGGGTAGACCACCATCACCGGATGACGGCCCAGGTCCTGCAGTCCATGGTAAAACTCGTAGCTTTGCGCAGCGGTAACCCGCGCGTCCGCACCGCCTACGACGATCAGCACGGGCGTGTGGCAGTTCGCCAGGTAACGTTCCGGTGAGTGGCGATACAGGAGATCTTCGGCGCCCACAATCTGGCCCCAATAGTTGGACCAATACGACGGTGCGATATCGGAGGTGGTCGCGGCAGAAACCAGATCCGATATTCCAGCCCCCATCATCGCAACCTTAAAGCGATCGGTGTGCGTAATCGTCCACGCGGTCATATAACCGCCGTAGCTCCAGCCGCCAATCCCCAGTCGCGCCGGATCCGCAATGCCCTGCTTCTCGAGCTGCGTGACCCCATCCATGATGTCCTGAAAATCGCCGTCGCCCCACTTTTGATAGTTGGCATCGGCAAACGCCGGCCCCTGTCCATCCGAACCCCGTGGGTTGGGCAGCAAGACGACGTAACCATGCGACGCCAGCATCACCATCCAGTCGTACCAGCTGCCATGAAAATCCGTCACGTAGGCTTCTTCCGGGCCGCCATGCACCCACACCACAGTCGGATACCGCTGCCCCGTCCGATAGCCTGGCGGCAAGAGCAGGACCCCGTAAATCCTCGTCCCGTCCAACGTACTCTTCCATTGAATTTGCCGCGTGTTTGGCAGCAGCCACTGTTTGACCTGCGGATTAGCTTTGGTCAGTACCTGCTCCCGCCCGTTCGCGGCAACGCAGATGTCACCGGGGTCGCTCGGCGTCGCGCACACGAACGCGACCTTACGCCCATCCTTGCTTAGTGAGAATTCCTCTCCGCCGGCGGCGCCGCTCACCGGCGTGATCGCTCCCGTCTTAGCGTTGACCTTCAGGAATACGTTCGAGGAGCCCTGAATCGCCATGCCCAGCAGCTCCTGCCCGTTCGGCTCCCAATGCAAATCTCCGATCGTCGCGGGGTAGTTGGCTCCGATCATGCGCGTCGCGCCGGTCGCCAAGTCACGAACCGCCGGCAGTTCCGCAATCCCGTGCGGCAGCCGCATCGAATACAGAATCGTGTGCCCGTCCGGCGACCAGCTTACCGGTCCACCTCCCGCGTGCGCCACCAGCATTTTTTCGGCTCCGGTATGCACATCGATCAGCGCCAGCTTCGAGATGTACCAGCGGTCGTTATAGTGGGTGGTCGGCGAAGTACGCGCCAGAATCTGGCTCCCATCCGGTGACCAGGCAAAACTGTAGATGCTCCCCGCCTCTTTGGTCAGCAGATGCGCGCTGTGCGTTTCCAGGTCAAAAATCCAGAGCCGGCTAAACAGGTAATGTTCATCTTCCACTGTTTGGTCGTTTCCGGCATGGCGTGCCGCAGTTGTTTTTGCGTCCGGCCGGTCGTTACGCACAAAGGCGATCTGCTTGCCATCG of Acidobacteriota bacterium contains these proteins:
- the rseP gene encoding RIP metalloprotease RseP; amino-acid sequence: MNPILIDIVAVAIVLGVIVFVHELGHFIAAKIFGVRVETFSLGFGKRLMGFTAGDTDYRISLLPLGGYVRMAGENPMDQPSGKPDEFLSKPRWQRFIIAFAGPLMNILLAIGLLVPVYMREYPHNPVLDRPAVVAEVQPDSPAAKAGIRPQDRIIEVGGNQNPTWETLFMQTAISVDRPLSLTIDRGGQVVHTALTPIQDGNSNPPLVGLAPEEVTRFGEVNKNSPAEQAGLKPGDLALAVDGRKVLDPGNLVEEIQAVQPPLDSVKLGTPGKTITLTVERNGKSLTLPVTPTLAENVSKRQWMIGAAFTSDTTFLRLPFSEALQHSLQDNKRYSMVILDLVGKLVSQKASIQTLQGPVGIAAVTGEAARAPTLLPLFSVTSLISLNLGLLNLLPIPVLDGGMILFLFIESILRHDVSTRIKERVYQAGFAFLLILMTVVVYNDIVRAVVVRN
- a CDS encoding 1-deoxy-D-xylulose-5-phosphate reductoisomerase codes for the protein MSSATPRRVAILGATGSIGRNTLDVIQGLAGRFEITALAAGSNVAILAEQANRFRPQLLAVKNQDSIAALRQKLDYAPRILAGQEGLLAAASQCGADLVVAAVVGVAALEAISAALSSGCTVALANKEALVVSGAALLEAARLGRGRILPIDSEHSAVHQCLRAGKRQELARVILTASGGPFRTFTAAELAHVTPAQALRHPTWNMGTRVTLDSATLMNKGFEIMEACHLFGLEESQVGVLVHPQSIVHSLVEFADGSVIAQLGTADMRTPIQYALTYPDRLPTERLPLKLEEVGRLEFMPPDDQRFPCLELARQAWRAGGGAGAVLNAADEVALEAFVAGQIEFPAIARVVEETMQRMGASAISTVAEALACDRQAREVAASALAALC
- a CDS encoding phosphatidate cytidylyltransferase gives rise to the protein MMRVWTAIALVIPVLAVVVWAPAWLFTVLLAAVAILGAHEFYGLARACGASPFLWIGSVATGAFVVLTAMTVGEQVWVAVLVGLLLALGIRALCQPSLMATHASNASLTLFGAFYLGLLLGLLGSIRNSSAGIVWLLFLFAVVWIGDTAALYAGRAWGRHRIAPRVSPKKTWEGAAASLVVAILLGAGFGAWFDVAPGHWPIVEMAVLGGVINVAAQIGDLVESLFKRGAQVKDSSNLLPGHGGILDRIDALLFAAPVLWYYVSYFH
- a CDS encoding isoprenyl transferase; the encoded protein is MAPASQGATAAFAGAPDETELERRVDPARLPRHIAVIMDGSGRWAARYHRPRVTGHLAGVRAVRATVEACVRLHIPALTLYAFSAENWRRPQAEVNFLMRLLRRYLRSEIRELNQQNVRLGAIGRLHELPAMVQRDLESSLAATAANTGMVLTLALNYGARHELADACQAIVEEARQQGSLEDLTITESDIAAHLSTAHLPDLDLLIRTSGELRLSNFLLWQLAYAEIWTTPVLWPDFRGADLLQALLAFQSRERRFGGLSAQEELRYRLKLPRAERGSRRP
- a CDS encoding CBS domain-containing protein, with translation MFYLTELINLPLRGGDGHRYGNVRELVVEPEADDNLVRRVIYRHNGNLWEVPLRLLGLDLEGMTVEMRQVSPVPMEINSGHLLLRHDVLDQQIIDVNGRRVVRVNDIGMDLREKDGSYELRAQQVDIGVSGALRRLLQGAVPRAWLKGASEWPNSRPIPWRAFDLVETDPARRIRLQITYRALGRLHPADAADIMEELAPAGRDAVFGSLDHEVAADILGEVTPKLQRSLIEGLESDHAADIIEEMEPDEAADVLADLPAEQSEEILREMEAPEREDVADLLEYPEDTAGGRMTTEFIAVPESATAAAAIAATRAFEGPISGVTTIFLLNDEGQLSGAVPVSRILLAAPSNLLQDMADEAIAVERERAEADVAELFNKYNLLALPVVDDQRRVLGVVTADDVISWLSED
- a CDS encoding branched-chain amino acid transaminase, with translation MPTPPDPNLTVWFRGQYGRLGDANVNILTHGLNYGSGVFEGIRGYHDEGDGNLYLMRIADHYRRWKHNCGILRLRVPESVEELCEITAELCRRNQFHTNVYVRPLAYKASAAIGVHSDNNDAYAIVVVPFGAYFPRQGGLRAGVSAWRRVDDNSIPGRGKITGAYANSVLAGDDAAANGYDEAIFLNQDGHVCEAAAANLFIVRNGELHTPSITENILEGITRDTVMELARAELKLTVRERPIDRTELYIADEIFLCGTGAEIAPIIEVDHHTVGAGKPGPLTQKLSEVYRNATRGHLPAYRHWLAPAYANEVVRA